One Prunus dulcis chromosome 8, ALMONDv2, whole genome shotgun sequence DNA window includes the following coding sequences:
- the LOC117638767 gene encoding uncharacterized protein LOC117638767 isoform X1: protein MSPMSVLAQGYSIRPPIWTPNLSNRQLGMLSSCVSGGGKLLTNGNKYVLVSHLSRPQTFRIRSFSQEDAENNEVAMSNDNLDGQNVTADELLGNVKNIQISTDTESSFLAKIAIALGIAATITLISVGIKGPPTIGSSNGFQFLPESATSSVMAAAPVGFSVKAFGYSIVLPAYAPGWIYFWLLMAAGCGLFISEEALNIWVGISLARMVSLDGTWQSFAESFSRNAPYIISTALWVYWGVCISDLIPFYLGKLFRKSRASDDILSKLGIGKEKALSITSEVQRYGNLIGFVERFSLGVRNPTAFVAGALGISSECFFAGVCFGGLITLPIQLLIGFFLRERPVFALATVATAVGIWTVFPYLVAASTALFLYLRRRYSP from the exons ATGTCTCCAATGTCAGTTTTAGCACAAGGGTATTCGATACGCCCACCCATTTGGACACCCAACTTGTCAAATCGACAACTTGGTATGCTTTCAAGCTGTGTCAGTGGCGGAGGCAAATTGTTGACGAATGGGAACAAATATGTGTTAGTTTCCCACCTCTCCAGACCCCAAACGTTCAG GATTAGAAGCTTTTCACAGGAAGATGCAGAAAATAATGAGGTTGCAATGTCTAACGACAATCTGGATGGGCAAAATGTGACTGCTGATGAGCTGCTTGGAAATgttaaaaatattcaaattagTACAGACACAGAGAGTTCATTTCTCGCTAAAATAGCAATTGCACTAGGCATAGCAGCAACAATCACTCTAATATCTGTAGGCATCAAGGGTCCCCCCACTATTGGGTCATCAAATGGATTTCAGTTCCTCCCAGAAAGTGCAACCTCTTCAGTAATGGCTGCAGCCCCGGTCGGTTTCTCTGTCAAAGCTTTTGGGTATAGCATTGTTCTACCAGCATATGCACCAGG GTGGATCTACTTTTGGTTGCTTATGGCTGCAGGCTGTGGACTTTTCATTAGTGAAGAGGCTCTAAATATTTGG GTTGGCATATCTTTGGCTCGAATGGTGTCTTTGGATGGAACATGGCAGTCGTTTGCTGAATCTTTCTCAAGAAATGCTCCATACATTATATCCACAGCTCTTTGGGTGTATTG GGGAGTATGCATTAGTGATCTGATACCATTTTATCTTGGGAAGCTATTTAGGAAATCCAGGGCCTCTGATGATATTTTGTCAAAG TTAGGGATTGGAAAAGAGAAAGCTTTAAGCATTACCTCTGAAGTGCAAAGATATGGCAACCTCATTGGGTTTG TTGAACGATTTTCCCTTGGAGTCAGAAATCCAACAGCTTTTGTAGCAGGGGCCTTG GGTATCTCTTCAGAGTGTTTCTTTGCTGGTGTTTGTTTTGGTGGTTTGATCACCCTTCCCATCCAG TTGTTGATAGGATTCTTCTTGAGGGAGCGCCCTGTCTTTGCCCTTGCTACTGTTGCAACAGCAGTG GGCATTTGGACAGTCTTCCCTTATCTTGTGGCTGCATCAACAGCATTGTTCCTTTACCTGAGACGCCGTTACTCTCCGTAG
- the LOC117638767 gene encoding uncharacterized protein LOC117638767 isoform X2, with amino-acid sequence MSPMSVLAQGYSIRPPIWTPNLSNRQLGMLSSCVSGGGKLLTNGNKYVLVSHLSRPQTFRIRSFSQEDAENNEVAMSNDNLDGQNVTADELLGNVKNIQISTDTESSFLAKIAIALGIAATITLISVGIKGPPTIGSSNGFQFLPESATSSVMAAAPVGFSVKAFGYSIVLPAYAPGWIYFWLLMAAGCGLFISEEALNIWVGISLARMVSLDGTWQSFAESFSRNAPYIISTALWVYWGVCISDLIPFYLGKLFRKSRASDDILSKLGIGKEKALSITSEVQRYGNLIGFVERFSLGVRNPTAFVAGALGISSECFFAGVCFGGLITLPIQDSS; translated from the exons ATGTCTCCAATGTCAGTTTTAGCACAAGGGTATTCGATACGCCCACCCATTTGGACACCCAACTTGTCAAATCGACAACTTGGTATGCTTTCAAGCTGTGTCAGTGGCGGAGGCAAATTGTTGACGAATGGGAACAAATATGTGTTAGTTTCCCACCTCTCCAGACCCCAAACGTTCAG GATTAGAAGCTTTTCACAGGAAGATGCAGAAAATAATGAGGTTGCAATGTCTAACGACAATCTGGATGGGCAAAATGTGACTGCTGATGAGCTGCTTGGAAATgttaaaaatattcaaattagTACAGACACAGAGAGTTCATTTCTCGCTAAAATAGCAATTGCACTAGGCATAGCAGCAACAATCACTCTAATATCTGTAGGCATCAAGGGTCCCCCCACTATTGGGTCATCAAATGGATTTCAGTTCCTCCCAGAAAGTGCAACCTCTTCAGTAATGGCTGCAGCCCCGGTCGGTTTCTCTGTCAAAGCTTTTGGGTATAGCATTGTTCTACCAGCATATGCACCAGG GTGGATCTACTTTTGGTTGCTTATGGCTGCAGGCTGTGGACTTTTCATTAGTGAAGAGGCTCTAAATATTTGG GTTGGCATATCTTTGGCTCGAATGGTGTCTTTGGATGGAACATGGCAGTCGTTTGCTGAATCTTTCTCAAGAAATGCTCCATACATTATATCCACAGCTCTTTGGGTGTATTG GGGAGTATGCATTAGTGATCTGATACCATTTTATCTTGGGAAGCTATTTAGGAAATCCAGGGCCTCTGATGATATTTTGTCAAAG TTAGGGATTGGAAAAGAGAAAGCTTTAAGCATTACCTCTGAAGTGCAAAGATATGGCAACCTCATTGGGTTTG TTGAACGATTTTCCCTTGGAGTCAGAAATCCAACAGCTTTTGTAGCAGGGGCCTTG GGTATCTCTTCAGAGTGTTTCTTTGCTGGTGTTTGTTTTGGTGGTTTGATCACCCTTCCCATCCAG GATTCTTCTTGA
- the LOC117638766 gene encoding probable LRR receptor-like serine/threonine-protein kinase At5g48740 isoform X2: MDLHCFWVGFFLFSGFWAVAFCDQDGFLSLTCGGTTNYTDSSSISWIPDSAYISIGNTTTVVYIDGTSSSGAPVRYFPVSQDRKCYGLPVTNVSSLVLFRAQFVYKNYDGLGKPPSFSVSLGTAIVSTIDLRKNDPWTEEFLWPTGKDTVSFCLHAIADRGTPVISTIEVRPLPQGAYTSGMEDFPNKSLRKSYRINCGYTNGSLRYPLDPYDRIWDVDQSFAPFHVSAGFKTQLSFNFSALKEAPPAAILQTARVLARRDVLTYNFPLDTLADYYIVLYFAGILPVFPSFDVLINGDVVQSNYTVRSSQVGTLYFTLRGTKSLNITLKSTSFYPQVNAIEVYEILDIPEEASSTTVSALQVIQQSTGLDLGWQDDPCSPVSWDQIGCEGNIVTSLELPDIYLRSVSAAIGDLLDLKTLDLHNTSLAGEIQNLGSLTRLEKLNLSFNRLTSFGTDLENLVSLQILDLQNNTLQGIVPESLGELEDLHLLNLENNKLQGALPLSLNRESLEIRASGNLCLSFSTLRCNDFSANSSIEIPQVTIFTGKKHTGHNQLAIILGAIGGALLALVIFFSVLVFLYMRKKRTEITSTEMSDMRNWNAARVFTHKEIKAATNNFKEVIGRGSFGSVYFGRLSDGKMVAVKVRFDRSQLGADSFINEVNLLSRIRHQNLVCLEGFCHEAKQQILVYEYLPGGSLADHLYGPNSKKVSLSWVRRLKIAVDAAKGLDYLHNGNEPRIIHRDVKCSNILLDKEMNAKVCDFGLSKQVMQADATHVTTVVKGTAGYLDPEYYSTQQLTEKSDVYSFGVVLLELICGREPLSHSGTPDSFNLVLWAKPYLQAGAYEIVDESLEERFDVQSMRKAALVAIRSVERDASQRPTIAEVLAELKEAYSIQLSYLASHEM; encoded by the exons ATGGACCTCCATTGTTTCTGGGTTGGcttctttctgttttctgGCTTTTGGGCAGTTGCTTTCTGTGATCAAGATG GTTTCTTGAGCTTAACTTGTGGTGGAACTACCAATTACACCGATTCATCCAGTATCTCATGGATTCCAGACAGTGCATACATAAGCATAGGCAACACCACCACCGTTGTCTACATTGATGGAACCTCCTCATCTGGCGCCCCGGTTCGATACTTCCCAGTTTCCCAAGATCGCAAATGTTATGGACTACCAGTAACCAATGTGTCatctttggttctttttagAGCTCAATTTGTGTACAAAAACTATGACGGCCTTGGGAAACCCCCATCATTCTCTGTGTCTCTTGGGACAGCCATTGTTAGCACCATAGACCTCAGAAAAAACGATCCATGGACAGAAGAATTTTTATGGCCAACTGGTAAGGACACAGTCTCCTTCTGTTTGCATGCTATTGCAGATAGAGGGACTCCTGTAATTTCTACAATTGAAGTTAGGCCACTTCCTCAAGGAGCTTACACAAGTGGCATGGAAGATTTCCCAAATAAGTCACTTAGGAAAAGCTACCGAATAAATTGTGGTTACACAAATGGATCCTTGAG GTACCCTTTGGACCCGTATGATCGTATTTGGGATGTTGATCAAAGCTTTGCACCATTTCATGTGTCAGCTGGGTTTAAGACTCAGCTTAGCTTCAATTTCTCTGCTTTAAAGGAGGCTCCCCCTGCTGCTATTCTTCAAACTGCTAGAGTTTTGGCACGAAGGGATGTGTTGACATATAACTTTCCTCTTGATACCTTGGCAGACTACTACATTGTCCTCTACTTTGCCGGTATTCTTCCTGTGTTTCCTTCATTCGACGTCTTAATTAACGGTGATGTTGTTCAATCAAACTATACTGTGAGAAGCTCACAAGTTGGAACACTATATTTTACACTGAGAGGAACGAAGAGCCTGAACATCACGTTGAAGAGCACCAGCTTCTATCCTCAAGTCAACGCAATCGAGGTGTATGAAATTCTTGATATTCCAGAGGAAGCCTCCTCCACCACAG TTTCAGCTCTTCAGGTTATTCAACAATCTACTGGTCTAGATCTGGGATGGCAAGATGACCCTTGCTCTCCTGTTTCATGGGATCAAATTGGATGTGAAGGGAACATAGTTACATCATT GGAGCTTCCAGACATCTATTTGAGGTCAGTTAGTGCAGCCATCGGCGACTTGCTGGATCTTAAAACACT GGATTTGCATAACACATCGCTTGCTGGTGAGATACAGAATTTGGGTAGCTTGACACGTCTTGAGAAATT GAATCTGAGTTTCAATCGGTTAACATCCTTTGGTACTGATTTGGAGAACTTGGTTAGCCTTCAAATTCT GGACTTGCAAAATAATACATTACAGGGAATTGTTCCAGAGAGCTTAGGAGAGTTAGAAGACCTCCACTTATT GAACCTGGAAAATAACAAACTACAAGGCGCTCTTCCGCTGTCCTTGAACAGAGAAAGTTTGGAAATCCG AGCATCAGGAAATTTGTGCCTCTCTTTCTCAACATTGAGATGCAATGATTTTTCAGCCAACTCTTCAattgagataccacaagttACTATCTTCACCGGAAAGAAACACACTGGACACAATCAGTTAGCAATTATACTTGGTGCAATTGGAGGAGCTTTACTTGCACTTGTGatatttttctctgttttagTATTCTTGTACATGAGGAAAAAGAGAACTGAAATCACatccacagaaa TGTCAGATATGCGTAACTGGAATGCAGCAAGAGTTTTTACCCACAAAGAAATCAAAGCAGCCACCAACAATTTCAAGGAGGTCATAGGCCGTGGTAGTTTTGGTTCTGTTTACTTTGGAAGGCTTTCAGATGGAAAAATGGTGGCTGTGAAAGTGCGGTTTGATAGAAGCCAACTTGGGGCTGATTCTTTTATCAATGAG GTGAATCTATTGTCTCGAATTCGGCATCAAAATCTTGTGTGCTTGGAAGGGTTCTGTCATGAAGCAAAGCAGCAAATACTTGTTTATGAGTATCTTCCTGGTGGATCATTGGCTGACCACCTTTATG GTCCAAACAGTAAAAAAGTTTCACTGAGCTGGGTTCGCAGACTGAAAATTGCTGTTGATGCTGCAAAAG GATTGGACTATCTGCACAATGGGAACGAACCTCGAATCATACATCGAGATGTGAAATGCAGTAACATCCTTTTAGACAAGGAAATGAATGCTAAGgtttgtgattttggcctgtcCAAGCAAGTAATGCAGGCAGACGCAACTCATGTGACCACTGTTGTCAAGGGCACCGCCGGCTATCTTGATCCCGA ATATTACTCAACCCAACAGCTTACTGAAAAAAGCGACGTCTATAGCTTCGGAGTTGTTCTTCTGGAGCTCATTTGTGGGAGAGAGCCATTGAGCCACTCTGGAACTCCAGACTCCTTTAATTTGGTGTTATGG GCCAAGCCTTACTTACAGGCAGGTGCATATGAGATAGTGGATGAGAGCCTAGAGGAGAGATTTGATGTCCAAAGCATGAGAAAGGCAGCCTTAGTTGCTATAAGGTCTGTAGAGAGAGATGCATCACAGAGGCCAACCATAGCAGAGGTGTTGGCTGAGCTCAAAGAAGCTTACAGCATTCAACTATCGTATCTCGCATCACATGAAATGTGA
- the LOC117638766 gene encoding probable LRR receptor-like serine/threonine-protein kinase At5g48740 isoform X1, with protein MDLHCFWVGFFLFSGFWAVAFCDQDGFLSLTCGGTTNYTDSSSISWIPDSAYISIGNTTTVVYIDGTSSSGAPVRYFPVSQDRKCYGLPVTNVSSLVLFRAQFVYKNYDGLGKPPSFSVSLGTAIVSTIDLRKNDPWTEEFLWPTGKDTVSFCLHAIADRGTPVISTIEVRPLPQGAYTSGMEDFPNKSLRKSYRINCGYTNGSLRYPLDPYDRIWDVDQSFAPFHVSAGFKTQLSFNFSALKEAPPAAILQTARVLARRDVLTYNFPLDTLADYYIVLYFAGILPVFPSFDVLINGDVVQSNYTVRSSQVGTLYFTLRGTKSLNITLKSTSFYPQVNAIEVYEILDIPEEASSTTVSALQVIQQSTGLDLGWQDDPCSPVSWDQIGCEGNIVTSLELPDIYLRSVSAAIGDLLDLKTLDLHNTSLAGEIQNLGSLTRLEKLNLSFNRLTSFGTDLENLVSLQILDLQNNTLQGIVPESLGELEDLHLLNLENNKLQGALPLSLNRESLEIRASGNLCLSFSTLRCNDFSANSSIEIPQVTIFTGKKHTGHNQLAIILGAIGGALLALVIFFSVLVFLYMRKKRTEITSTERAVSDMRNWNAARVFTHKEIKAATNNFKEVIGRGSFGSVYFGRLSDGKMVAVKVRFDRSQLGADSFINEVNLLSRIRHQNLVCLEGFCHEAKQQILVYEYLPGGSLADHLYGPNSKKVSLSWVRRLKIAVDAAKGLDYLHNGNEPRIIHRDVKCSNILLDKEMNAKVCDFGLSKQVMQADATHVTTVVKGTAGYLDPEYYSTQQLTEKSDVYSFGVVLLELICGREPLSHSGTPDSFNLVLWAKPYLQAGAYEIVDESLEERFDVQSMRKAALVAIRSVERDASQRPTIAEVLAELKEAYSIQLSYLASHEM; from the exons ATGGACCTCCATTGTTTCTGGGTTGGcttctttctgttttctgGCTTTTGGGCAGTTGCTTTCTGTGATCAAGATG GTTTCTTGAGCTTAACTTGTGGTGGAACTACCAATTACACCGATTCATCCAGTATCTCATGGATTCCAGACAGTGCATACATAAGCATAGGCAACACCACCACCGTTGTCTACATTGATGGAACCTCCTCATCTGGCGCCCCGGTTCGATACTTCCCAGTTTCCCAAGATCGCAAATGTTATGGACTACCAGTAACCAATGTGTCatctttggttctttttagAGCTCAATTTGTGTACAAAAACTATGACGGCCTTGGGAAACCCCCATCATTCTCTGTGTCTCTTGGGACAGCCATTGTTAGCACCATAGACCTCAGAAAAAACGATCCATGGACAGAAGAATTTTTATGGCCAACTGGTAAGGACACAGTCTCCTTCTGTTTGCATGCTATTGCAGATAGAGGGACTCCTGTAATTTCTACAATTGAAGTTAGGCCACTTCCTCAAGGAGCTTACACAAGTGGCATGGAAGATTTCCCAAATAAGTCACTTAGGAAAAGCTACCGAATAAATTGTGGTTACACAAATGGATCCTTGAG GTACCCTTTGGACCCGTATGATCGTATTTGGGATGTTGATCAAAGCTTTGCACCATTTCATGTGTCAGCTGGGTTTAAGACTCAGCTTAGCTTCAATTTCTCTGCTTTAAAGGAGGCTCCCCCTGCTGCTATTCTTCAAACTGCTAGAGTTTTGGCACGAAGGGATGTGTTGACATATAACTTTCCTCTTGATACCTTGGCAGACTACTACATTGTCCTCTACTTTGCCGGTATTCTTCCTGTGTTTCCTTCATTCGACGTCTTAATTAACGGTGATGTTGTTCAATCAAACTATACTGTGAGAAGCTCACAAGTTGGAACACTATATTTTACACTGAGAGGAACGAAGAGCCTGAACATCACGTTGAAGAGCACCAGCTTCTATCCTCAAGTCAACGCAATCGAGGTGTATGAAATTCTTGATATTCCAGAGGAAGCCTCCTCCACCACAG TTTCAGCTCTTCAGGTTATTCAACAATCTACTGGTCTAGATCTGGGATGGCAAGATGACCCTTGCTCTCCTGTTTCATGGGATCAAATTGGATGTGAAGGGAACATAGTTACATCATT GGAGCTTCCAGACATCTATTTGAGGTCAGTTAGTGCAGCCATCGGCGACTTGCTGGATCTTAAAACACT GGATTTGCATAACACATCGCTTGCTGGTGAGATACAGAATTTGGGTAGCTTGACACGTCTTGAGAAATT GAATCTGAGTTTCAATCGGTTAACATCCTTTGGTACTGATTTGGAGAACTTGGTTAGCCTTCAAATTCT GGACTTGCAAAATAATACATTACAGGGAATTGTTCCAGAGAGCTTAGGAGAGTTAGAAGACCTCCACTTATT GAACCTGGAAAATAACAAACTACAAGGCGCTCTTCCGCTGTCCTTGAACAGAGAAAGTTTGGAAATCCG AGCATCAGGAAATTTGTGCCTCTCTTTCTCAACATTGAGATGCAATGATTTTTCAGCCAACTCTTCAattgagataccacaagttACTATCTTCACCGGAAAGAAACACACTGGACACAATCAGTTAGCAATTATACTTGGTGCAATTGGAGGAGCTTTACTTGCACTTGTGatatttttctctgttttagTATTCTTGTACATGAGGAAAAAGAGAACTGAAATCACatccacagaaa GGGCAGTGTCAGATATGCGTAACTGGAATGCAGCAAGAGTTTTTACCCACAAAGAAATCAAAGCAGCCACCAACAATTTCAAGGAGGTCATAGGCCGTGGTAGTTTTGGTTCTGTTTACTTTGGAAGGCTTTCAGATGGAAAAATGGTGGCTGTGAAAGTGCGGTTTGATAGAAGCCAACTTGGGGCTGATTCTTTTATCAATGAG GTGAATCTATTGTCTCGAATTCGGCATCAAAATCTTGTGTGCTTGGAAGGGTTCTGTCATGAAGCAAAGCAGCAAATACTTGTTTATGAGTATCTTCCTGGTGGATCATTGGCTGACCACCTTTATG GTCCAAACAGTAAAAAAGTTTCACTGAGCTGGGTTCGCAGACTGAAAATTGCTGTTGATGCTGCAAAAG GATTGGACTATCTGCACAATGGGAACGAACCTCGAATCATACATCGAGATGTGAAATGCAGTAACATCCTTTTAGACAAGGAAATGAATGCTAAGgtttgtgattttggcctgtcCAAGCAAGTAATGCAGGCAGACGCAACTCATGTGACCACTGTTGTCAAGGGCACCGCCGGCTATCTTGATCCCGA ATATTACTCAACCCAACAGCTTACTGAAAAAAGCGACGTCTATAGCTTCGGAGTTGTTCTTCTGGAGCTCATTTGTGGGAGAGAGCCATTGAGCCACTCTGGAACTCCAGACTCCTTTAATTTGGTGTTATGG GCCAAGCCTTACTTACAGGCAGGTGCATATGAGATAGTGGATGAGAGCCTAGAGGAGAGATTTGATGTCCAAAGCATGAGAAAGGCAGCCTTAGTTGCTATAAGGTCTGTAGAGAGAGATGCATCACAGAGGCCAACCATAGCAGAGGTGTTGGCTGAGCTCAAAGAAGCTTACAGCATTCAACTATCGTATCTCGCATCACATGAAATGTGA
- the LOC117638849 gene encoding BUD13 homolog, with amino-acid sequence MASSSKSLKEYLKRYEGINEEEKKKKKKKKQKSKAEAMGVLVVDEDPAWQKPVNLEEDNDNNSTDEDKPFVDEDIEIKRMRRLEALRAKRPFNAISEDGSGWVPVGQSSPPKISSSDISPPRRHGINSEPGSVSPGDRGEDVDLSPPRQRRKRHHTPTPEPATNQDQLPTDLSPTRKSRNVDSDLSPPRKSRKDVDRDLSPPRKSRKDVDLSPPRKKKQVPPDSLKEQPKVGLISGREMRDEITRTKKDERLRFQQMDPSISGREAVPIYRDKKTGERISKEELLKSQRKVEEKPKEIKLEWGKGLAQKREAETKLEELELEKEKPFARTRDDPDLDKMLKERVRWGDPMAHLVKKKYPEPVLPDLGDSEKMKESGFIIPQEIPNHSWLKRGLDAAPNRYGIRPGRHWDGIDRSNGFEKGMFKRKNDKQATEAEAYLWSVADM; translated from the exons ATGGCGTCTTCGAGTAAATCACTGAAAGAGTATTTGAAACGATATGAAGGGATtaatgaagaagagaagaagaaaaagaagaagaagaagcagaaaagCAAGGCAGAAGCAATGGGGGTTTTAGTGGTGGATGAAGACCCTGCGTGGCAGAAACCGGTGAATCTTGAGGAAGATAATGACAACAATTCAACAGATGAAGACAAACCTTTTGTTGATGAGGACATTGAGATTAAGAGGATGAGGAGACTTGAAGCATTGAGGGCCAAGCGTCCATTTAATGCCATATCTGAAGATGGAAGTGGTTGGGTTCCAGTTGGACAATCATCACCTCCTAAGATTTCAAGTTCCGATATATCTCCACCTCGTAGACACGGGATTAATTCGGAACCTGGATCAGTGTCTCCGGGAGATAGGGGAGAAGATGTTGACTTGTCACCTCCACGGCAGAGACGGAAGCGCCACCACACTCCGACCCCTGAACCGGCAACAAATCAAGATCAGTTGCCTACAGACCTTTCACCCACAAGGAAAAGTAGGAATGTTGATTCAGATCTTTCTCCACCAAGGAAGAGTAGGAAGGATGTCGATAGAGATCTTTCTCCACCAAGGAAGAGTAGGAAGGATGTTGATCTTTCTCCACCAAGGAAAAAGAAGCAAGTTCCTCCGGATTCTTTGAAAGAGCAACCGAAAGTTGGTTTGATCTCTGGCCGAGAAATGAGGGACGAGATCACTAGAACTAAGAAGGATGAGCGGTTAAG ATTTCAACAGATGGATCCTTCTATAAGTGGGAGGGAGGCAGTGCCTATATACCGTGATAAGAAAACAG GGGAACGCATTTCAAAGGAAGAGCTTTTGAAATCACAAAGGAAAGTAGAAGAAAAACCTAAG GAGATAAAGTTGGAATGGGGTAAAGGCTTGGCCCAAAAGCGGGAAGCTGAAACTAAGCTGGAGGAGTTAGAACTTGAGAAGGAGAAACCATTTGCACGGACTAG AGATGATCCAGACCTCGACAAAATGTTGAAGGAGAGAGTAAGATGGGGCGATCCTATGGCACATTTGGTAAAG AAGAAGTATCCCGAGCCAGTTCTTCCTGACTTGGGGGATAgtgagaaaatgaaggaatCTGGATTTATTATTCCTCAGGAGATTCCTAATCATAGCTGGTTAAAAAGAGGACTAGATGCTGCACCAAATCGATATGGTATAAGACCAGGAAGACATTGGGATGGAATTGATCGCAGTAATG GATTTGAGAAGGGAATGTTTAAAAGGAAGAATGATAAACAAGCTACGGAGGCGGAAGCTTATCTCTGGTCTGTGGCAGATATGTGA
- the LOC117637862 gene encoding uncharacterized protein LOC117637862 isoform X1: protein MASKNDSLEIPDGWVLNTRIEEDGTEVKGFLCPETGQEFSTYQDLMRYVRYAKAAQLSIYSPDSNFMKAKRAKAAKESSSGLSSNSAMTEHGEKNNDPTERPCSTQNPGAKRKGNASTSKGKKKKQQPKRK, encoded by the exons ATGGCGTCGAAGAATGACTCGCTTGAGATTCCTGATGGTTGGGTGTTGAATACAAGGATTGAGGAGGATGGGACTGAGGTAAAG GGCTTCCTATGTCCGGAGACAGGCCAGGAGTTTTCGACTTATCAGGACCTTATGCGCTATGTGCGTTACGCGAAAGCAGCTCAGCTTTCGATATATTCACCA GATTCCAATTTCATGAAGGCGAAGAGAGCAAAAGCTGCGAAAGAATCTTCATCAGGTCTGAGCTCAAATTCAGCGATGACTGAACATG GTGAGAAAAACAATGATCCTACTGAGCGCCCTTGCTCAACTCAAAACCCGGGTGCAAAACGAAAAGGCAACGCCAGCACTTCAAagggcaagaagaagaagcagcagccAAAACGAAAGTGA
- the LOC117637862 gene encoding uncharacterized protein LOC117637862 isoform X2: MASKNDSLEIPDGWVLNTRIEEDGTEGFLCPETGQEFSTYQDLMRYVRYAKAAQLSIYSPDSNFMKAKRAKAAKESSSGLSSNSAMTEHGEKNNDPTERPCSTQNPGAKRKGNASTSKGKKKKQQPKRK, translated from the exons ATGGCGTCGAAGAATGACTCGCTTGAGATTCCTGATGGTTGGGTGTTGAATACAAGGATTGAGGAGGATGGGACTGAG GGCTTCCTATGTCCGGAGACAGGCCAGGAGTTTTCGACTTATCAGGACCTTATGCGCTATGTGCGTTACGCGAAAGCAGCTCAGCTTTCGATATATTCACCA GATTCCAATTTCATGAAGGCGAAGAGAGCAAAAGCTGCGAAAGAATCTTCATCAGGTCTGAGCTCAAATTCAGCGATGACTGAACATG GTGAGAAAAACAATGATCCTACTGAGCGCCCTTGCTCAACTCAAAACCCGGGTGCAAAACGAAAAGGCAACGCCAGCACTTCAAagggcaagaagaagaagcagcagccAAAACGAAAGTGA
- the LOC117638058 gene encoding uncharacterized protein LOC117638058: MAPKYNPFEIPEGWVLDTRVKRDGTEIKGFFCPATGQEFYTYDALMHYISYAIRAQVSIYSPDFQANKPQKEASSKAGTNSSSGQSSNSLVTEQGEKSIDPACSIQKPDPKRNGKSSNSKAKKKQQRKRK; the protein is encoded by the exons ATGGCGCCTAAGTATAACCCCTTTGAGATTCCTGAGGGTTGGGTGTTGGATACAAGGGTCAAGAGGGATGGGACTGAGATCAAG GGATTCTTCTGTCCTGCAACAGGTCAAGAATTTTACACATATGATGCCCTGATGCACTATATCAGCTATGCAATTCGTGCACAAGTTTCTATCTATTCACCG GATTTCCAAGCCAACAAGCCACAGAAAGAAGCTAGCTCAAAGGCCGGGACGAATTCCTCATCAGGCCAGAGCTCAAATTCACTTGTGACTGAACAGG GCGAGAAAAGCATTGATCCTGCATGCTCAATTCAAAAGCCAGATCCAAAACGAAATGGCAAGTCCAGCAATTCAAAGGCcaagaagaagcagcagcgAAAACGAAAGTGA